One Bremerella sp. JC817 genomic window carries:
- a CDS encoding slipin family protein: protein MLFFKQIKIHRHELGLLFRDGDFAQILDPGKHFLMDPLGKIRLDVCSQRDPYITHNQLDLIVQSGALQDRAIVVDLKQHERAIVWIDGRFSRVLGPGLYALWTKIRNVNVETFDARDVRFVHADLKTIARDATARVQLDICDVERECVGVLFLNGRFVETLSPGTYAFWRGPADARIVEVDLRETMVDIVGQDIMTFDKVSLRMNAVVTYKVVDAVKAVTTTSDVRQSLYRDAQLALRSVVGARELDNFLTDKDAVAEELEAAVRRHAGELGLEILSVGIRDVILPGEMKNLMNKVTEAKKAAEANLIARREETAAIRSQANTAKLLADSPTLMRLRELEVLEKIAVAGKMNIVLGEKGLADRVINLL, encoded by the coding sequence ATGTTGTTCTTCAAGCAAATTAAGATTCACCGCCACGAACTGGGACTGCTATTCCGCGACGGAGACTTCGCGCAGATCCTTGATCCAGGCAAGCACTTCTTAATGGATCCCCTGGGCAAGATTCGCCTCGATGTCTGTTCGCAGCGTGATCCCTACATCACCCATAACCAGTTGGACCTCATCGTTCAGTCGGGTGCATTGCAAGACCGCGCGATTGTCGTTGACTTGAAGCAACACGAACGTGCCATTGTATGGATCGACGGTCGTTTCAGCCGCGTGCTCGGCCCAGGCCTGTACGCGCTGTGGACGAAGATTCGCAACGTGAATGTCGAAACGTTCGATGCCCGCGACGTTCGTTTCGTGCATGCCGACTTGAAGACGATCGCTCGCGATGCGACGGCTCGTGTTCAATTGGATATCTGTGACGTCGAGCGTGAATGCGTCGGCGTCCTGTTCCTCAACGGTCGCTTTGTGGAAACGCTGAGCCCAGGCACCTACGCGTTCTGGCGTGGTCCAGCAGATGCTCGGATCGTCGAAGTCGACCTGCGGGAAACCATGGTCGACATCGTTGGCCAGGACATCATGACGTTCGACAAGGTTTCGCTGCGTATGAACGCGGTCGTGACGTACAAGGTGGTCGATGCCGTGAAGGCGGTAACGACGACCAGTGACGTCCGACAATCGCTATACCGCGATGCCCAGCTGGCGCTGCGAAGCGTGGTTGGCGCACGCGAACTCGATAACTTTCTGACCGACAAGGATGCGGTCGCGGAAGAACTCGAAGCTGCCGTGCGACGTCACGCCGGAGAACTCGGCCTGGAGATCCTCAGCGTAGGTATCCGCGACGTGATTCTGCCAGGCGAGATGAAGAACCTGATGAACAAGGTAACGGAAGCCAAGAAGGCGGCCGAAGCCAACCTGATCGCGCGTCGTGAGGAGACGGCGGCGATCCGGAGTCAGGCCAACACTGCCAAGCTGCTGGCTGATAGCCCAACGCTGATGCGTCTGCGAGAACTGGAGGTTCTCGAAAAGATCGCTGTGGCGGGCAAGATGAACATTGTGCTCGGCGAAAAGGGCCTGGCCGACCGAGTCATCAACCTGTTGTAG
- a CDS encoding TIGR01457 family HAD-type hydrolase has product MSKGFLIDMDGVMYRGSQLIPGADQFIRQLRDDDTPFLFLTNNSQRTRRDVVTKLSRMGIDVEERHVFTCAMATARFLASQKPNGTAYVLGEGGLLNALHQNGFSVVDHDPDFVVVGEGRTLNWDMVETATQMILDGAKLIATNDDPNCPTSRGTRPGAGATIAFLEKATGRKALSIGKPSPLMMRMARKEIGLETSETVMIGDTMETDILGGVQMGYQTILVLSGGTKLEDIPKHPYQPDLIIESVAELVRKPEDEAVSLRTPVMVPDDAAHEFVASLRR; this is encoded by the coding sequence ATGAGCAAGGGATTTTTGATCGACATGGATGGCGTCATGTATCGCGGCAGCCAGCTGATCCCTGGGGCGGACCAGTTTATCCGTCAACTCCGCGACGACGACACTCCGTTTCTGTTTTTGACCAACAACAGTCAGCGCACGCGACGCGATGTGGTGACCAAATTGTCTCGGATGGGCATCGATGTGGAAGAACGCCACGTCTTTACCTGTGCGATGGCAACGGCTCGATTCCTGGCCAGCCAGAAACCTAACGGTACCGCTTACGTCTTGGGCGAAGGTGGTCTGCTGAACGCACTGCATCAAAACGGCTTCTCGGTGGTCGACCACGATCCCGATTTCGTCGTCGTGGGTGAAGGGCGAACGCTGAACTGGGACATGGTCGAAACGGCTACCCAGATGATCCTCGACGGTGCCAAGCTGATCGCCACCAACGATGATCCCAACTGCCCGACTTCGCGGGGCACCCGTCCTGGTGCAGGGGCAACGATTGCTTTCCTCGAGAAGGCAACCGGACGCAAAGCTTTAAGCATCGGCAAGCCAAGCCCATTGATGATGCGAATGGCTCGCAAAGAGATCGGCTTGGAAACTTCCGAGACCGTGATGATTGGCGACACCATGGAGACCGACATCCTGGGTGGCGTTCAGATGGGTTACCAGACCATTCTGGTTCTCTCCGGCGGGACGAAGCTGGAAGATATTCCCAAGCATCCTTACCAGCCTGACCTGATTATTGAATCGGTCGCCGAGTTGGTGCGAAAGCCTGAGGATGAGGCGGTCTCGCTGCGAACTCCGGTCATGGTGCCGGATGATGCAGCCCACGAATTCGTCGCTTCGCTGCGACGATAG
- a CDS encoding cbb3-type cytochrome c oxidase subunit I, with protein sequence MSTITPDTKLDIGHNDDPSSNYLTCSSGFLSWAFTLDHKRIGVMYLVGIFTSFFLGGLFALLLRIHLLMPNGLFPETWVNMNTYNQLFTLHGAVMTFLFIIPSVPAALGNFVLPLMVGAKDVAFPRMNLASFHLWVIGAIFFLIALFTTGLDTGWTFYTPYSIETQTNVIAATIGAFILGFSSIFTGLNFIVTVNTMRPPGMSWFKMPLFMWAIYATAIIQILATPVLGITLLLLMAERLLGIGVFDPSMGGDPVLYQHFFWFYSHPAVYIMILPAMGIMSELMSVYSRKPIFGYTFIAYSSIAIALLGFLVWGHHMFVSGQSPMAAVIFSGLTFSVSIPSAIKVFNWLATMYKGNINLATPMCYALSFIFLFAIGGLTGLFLGALATDIHLHDTYFVVAHFHYVMMGGTVIAFVGGLYHWWPKMFGVMYNEAWGRFFCLVVFIGFNLTFFPQFIMGSRGMPRRYATYDPEYQIFHQLSTLGAIVLGLGMVGAVAVLVWSLFNGRKAPANPWGAATLEWTCTSPPPFYNFEHAPHVGSPYDYSQLKYDPQVGGYVKDPNAKPASDHH encoded by the coding sequence ATGTCCACGATTACTCCAGACACTAAACTCGACATCGGCCATAACGACGATCCGAGCTCGAACTACCTGACCTGTTCGAGCGGGTTCCTCTCGTGGGCCTTCACGCTCGATCACAAACGAATCGGCGTGATGTACCTGGTCGGCATCTTCACCTCGTTCTTCCTGGGCGGGTTGTTTGCCCTGCTGTTGCGTATCCACTTGTTGATGCCAAACGGCTTGTTCCCCGAAACCTGGGTGAACATGAACACCTACAACCAGCTGTTCACGCTGCACGGGGCGGTGATGACCTTTTTGTTCATCATCCCGAGCGTGCCAGCCGCCCTTGGCAACTTTGTGTTGCCATTGATGGTGGGTGCCAAGGACGTGGCTTTTCCCCGCATGAACCTCGCCAGTTTCCACCTGTGGGTGATTGGTGCGATCTTCTTCCTGATCGCGCTGTTCACGACCGGTCTGGATACTGGCTGGACGTTCTACACGCCCTACAGTATTGAAACGCAGACCAACGTGATCGCCGCCACCATTGGTGCGTTCATCCTTGGTTTCAGTTCGATCTTCACCGGTCTGAACTTTATTGTGACCGTGAACACCATGCGTCCTCCAGGCATGTCCTGGTTCAAGATGCCTTTGTTCATGTGGGCCATCTACGCCACGGCGATCATCCAGATTCTGGCCACGCCAGTTCTCGGTATCACGCTGCTGCTGCTGATGGCTGAACGCCTGCTCGGAATCGGCGTGTTCGATCCTTCGATGGGTGGCGACCCGGTTTTGTACCAGCACTTCTTCTGGTTCTACTCGCATCCAGCCGTGTACATCATGATTCTGCCCGCGATGGGTATCATGAGCGAACTGATGTCGGTTTACAGCCGTAAGCCAATCTTCGGTTACACGTTCATCGCTTACAGCTCGATCGCGATCGCATTGCTCGGCTTCCTGGTCTGGGGTCACCACATGTTTGTGAGTGGTCAAAGCCCAATGGCTGCGGTGATCTTCAGCGGTTTGACCTTCAGCGTGTCGATTCCGTCGGCCATTAAGGTCTTCAACTGGCTGGCCACGATGTACAAGGGGAATATCAACCTGGCGACGCCGATGTGCTACGCTTTGTCGTTCATCTTCCTGTTCGCCATCGGCGGTCTTACCGGTCTGTTCCTGGGTGCCCTGGCAACCGACATTCACCTGCACGATACCTACTTCGTCGTGGCTCACTTTCACTATGTGATGATGGGCGGTACCGTCATCGCCTTCGTCGGTGGCTTGTACCACTGGTGGCCGAAGATGTTCGGCGTGATGTACAACGAAGCTTGGGGACGGTTCTTCTGCCTGGTAGTCTTCATCGGGTTTAACCTGACCTTCTTCCCGCAGTTCATCATGGGCTCGCGTGGTATGCCTCGTCGCTATGCGACTTACGATCCTGAATACCAGATCTTCCACCAGCTTTCGACGCTCGGGGCAATTGTCCTGGGGCTGGGCATGGTGGGTGCCGTTGCCGTGTTGGTTTGGTCGCTGTTCAACGGCCGTAAGGCTCCTGCAAACCCTTGGGGTGCCGCGACGTTGGAATGGACCTGCACTAGCCCACCACCTTTCTACAACTTCGAGCACGCTCCGCACGTGGGTTCGCCCTACGATTACAGCCAATTGAAGTACGATCCTCAGGTGGGTGGCTACGTTAAAGATCCGAACGCCAAACCGGCTTCCGACCACCACTAG
- a CDS encoding cytochrome C oxidase subunit IV family protein, producing MSDHTTHHSDDHDHGLAHVMPIPIMIGTFLALLFFTGLTVFIADQDLGEIDIFIALAIATLKAGLVATYFMHLRWDKPFNILMFLFCFGFVALFIGIALLDSNEYQPAIEAYYNATTEIVETP from the coding sequence ATGTCTGACCATACCACCCATCATTCCGACGATCACGATCACGGCCTGGCTCACGTCATGCCGATTCCGATCATGATTGGAACGTTTCTGGCCCTGCTGTTTTTCACAGGCCTAACCGTCTTCATCGCAGATCAAGATCTCGGCGAAATCGATATCTTCATCGCGTTGGCGATCGCCACCCTGAAGGCAGGCCTGGTCGCGACTTATTTCATGCACCTTCGCTGGGATAAGCCGTTCAATATCCTGATGTTCCTGTTCTGTTTTGGCTTCGTGGCGCTGTTTATCGGCATCGCGTTGCTGGACTCGAACGAGTACCAACCAGCGATCGAAGCGTACTACAACGCCACGACCGAGATCGTTGAAACTCCTTAA
- a CDS encoding cytochrome c oxidase subunit 3 family protein, with translation MSAAVDHQDQAHHAGDDHHGHSPFQAHHFETMQQQFDSGKLGIWLFLFTEILMFSGLFCAYIIYRYNHPEIFLYAHKQLNTTLGATNTVVLIVSSLTMAWAVRAAQLNQKKLLVWLLSATLALAGVFLVIKYFEYTHKFDLGLYTGRENVMYQLQHPADFQELHEEVEENLAKQAEEKKEAEAHAVSEAEAIDAHPSEEHGDEHAAAHDSHGHDGHGGPEQFLDAPRNTQIFFGIYYMMTGLHGFHIVAGMIAIGWLLCRSIRGDFSSEYFGPVDYVGLYWHLVDLIWIYLFPLLYLIRS, from the coding sequence ATGAGCGCCGCCGTCGACCACCAAGACCAAGCCCATCATGCGGGAGATGACCATCACGGTCATAGCCCGTTTCAGGCTCACCACTTCGAGACGATGCAGCAGCAATTCGACTCGGGGAAACTTGGCATCTGGCTTTTCCTGTTCACGGAAATCCTGATGTTCAGCGGGTTGTTTTGTGCCTACATCATCTACCGCTACAACCATCCAGAGATCTTCCTCTACGCTCACAAGCAGCTCAACACGACGCTGGGTGCGACCAATACGGTCGTGCTGATCGTCAGTAGCTTGACGATGGCCTGGGCTGTCCGTGCTGCCCAGTTGAACCAGAAGAAGTTACTGGTCTGGTTGCTGAGTGCCACGCTCGCCCTGGCAGGCGTGTTCCTCGTAATCAAATACTTCGAGTACACCCACAAGTTCGACCTCGGTTTGTATACCGGTCGCGAAAACGTGATGTACCAGCTGCAGCATCCTGCCGACTTCCAGGAACTGCACGAGGAAGTGGAAGAAAACCTCGCCAAGCAGGCCGAGGAAAAGAAAGAGGCAGAAGCCCACGCGGTTTCGGAAGCGGAAGCAATCGACGCTCATCCTTCGGAAGAGCACGGTGACGAGCACGCTGCCGCCCACGACTCGCACGGTCACGATGGCCACGGCGGTCCCGAGCAGTTCCTCGATGCCCCTCGCAATACGCAGATATTCTTCGGCATCTATTACATGATGACCGGATTGCATGGTTTCCATATCGTCGCTGGTATGATCGCCATTGGTTGGTTGCTGTGTCGCTCGATTCGTGGCGACTTCAGCTCCGAGTACTTCGGTCCGGTTGACTATGTCGGTTTGTACTGGCACTTGGTCGACTTGATCTGGATTTACTTGTTCCCGCTTCTGTACCTGATCCGTTCCTAA
- a CDS encoding ATP-binding cassette domain-containing protein: MPLITLKNVRHSYHDRPLFTDVNLVLEPGQRVCLMGRNGAGKSTLLKILAGEVTPDEGEVALATGLTRAQMAQTVPTDDRGTVFDVVADGVGEMAAILREYHALTHQLAENASDDVARRIDELQHEIDTQDGWNLQNQIEQTLTRTGLDGDLIFQKLSAGMKRRVLLARALVNEPDLLLLDEPTNHLDIDSIIWLEKLLMGISSSIIFVTHDRAFARKLATRVVDVDRGRVTSWACGYDEYLKRKAAALDAEEKEQALFDKKLAIEETWIRQGIKARRTRNEGRVRALKAMREEYRDRRKHVGSVKMEAHVGDRSGQLVFKADSLSHRFGDLRIVNDFSTAIMRGDKVGVIGRNGIGKSTLLRILLGQLKPDGGEVKVGTNVQIAYFDQLQARLDPDQTLRENIGEGNEFVQVNGKSKHVVGYLQEFLFTPEQANRAIKFLSGGERNRLLLAQLFAKPSNVLVLDEPTNDLDSDTMELLEDLVVNYPGTMLVVSHDREFLNNVVTSTISFEGNGIVLEYAGGYDDYLIQHKKDSTPPFEPPKTEAKPAVVVAEKPAPEKKPADKPRGRKLSYKEQRELDSLPEKIESLEAEQEKIQAKMADPGFYQKPQDEIKQVTQRLESIGDELLMALERWEELATIQEGS; the protein is encoded by the coding sequence ATGCCGCTGATTACGCTGAAAAACGTACGTCATTCGTACCACGATCGTCCTCTCTTCACCGATGTGAACCTGGTGCTGGAACCAGGTCAGCGTGTCTGTTTGATGGGGCGAAACGGTGCCGGGAAGTCGACCCTGCTGAAGATTCTGGCGGGCGAAGTCACACCGGACGAGGGTGAAGTTGCCTTGGCCACCGGTCTGACGCGGGCTCAGATGGCCCAGACCGTGCCAACCGACGATCGAGGAACCGTCTTTGACGTGGTGGCTGACGGCGTCGGGGAAATGGCAGCGATCCTGCGCGAATACCATGCCCTGACCCATCAACTAGCCGAGAACGCCAGCGATGACGTGGCTCGCCGAATCGATGAACTGCAGCACGAGATCGATACCCAGGATGGCTGGAATCTGCAAAACCAGATCGAGCAAACCTTGACTCGGACCGGGCTCGACGGTGATTTGATTTTTCAAAAGCTGTCGGCCGGGATGAAACGTCGCGTTCTTCTGGCGCGGGCGCTGGTCAATGAACCAGACTTGTTGCTGCTCGACGAACCGACGAACCATTTAGACATCGACTCGATCATCTGGCTCGAAAAGCTGCTGATGGGAATTTCATCGTCGATCATCTTCGTAACGCACGACCGGGCGTTCGCGCGGAAGCTGGCAACTCGTGTCGTTGATGTCGATCGAGGTCGCGTTACCAGTTGGGCTTGTGGTTACGACGAATACTTGAAACGCAAAGCGGCGGCACTCGATGCCGAAGAAAAAGAACAGGCCCTGTTCGACAAGAAACTGGCAATCGAGGAAACCTGGATTCGTCAGGGAATTAAAGCTAGGCGAACCCGCAACGAAGGTCGCGTCCGCGCGTTAAAAGCGATGCGCGAAGAGTACCGCGATCGCCGAAAGCACGTCGGCAGCGTCAAGATGGAAGCCCACGTTGGGGATCGTTCCGGGCAACTCGTTTTCAAGGCCGACAGTCTGTCCCATCGGTTTGGCGATTTGCGAATCGTGAACGACTTCTCGACTGCGATCATGCGGGGAGACAAAGTCGGCGTGATTGGCCGCAACGGGATTGGCAAGTCGACGCTGCTGCGGATCTTGCTGGGGCAATTGAAGCCAGACGGAGGCGAAGTTAAGGTCGGCACCAATGTGCAGATCGCTTACTTCGATCAGCTTCAAGCCCGACTCGACCCGGACCAAACGCTTCGCGAGAACATCGGCGAAGGAAACGAATTTGTCCAGGTAAACGGCAAGTCGAAACACGTCGTGGGCTACCTTCAGGAGTTTCTGTTTACGCCTGAACAAGCCAATCGGGCAATCAAGTTCTTAAGCGGTGGCGAACGCAACCGGCTTCTGCTGGCGCAATTGTTTGCCAAGCCATCTAACGTGTTGGTCCTCGACGAACCTACGAACGATCTTGATTCCGACACAATGGAACTGCTGGAAGATCTGGTGGTCAATTACCCAGGTACGATGCTGGTGGTGAGCCACGATCGCGAGTTCTTGAACAACGTGGTGACCAGTACGATCTCGTTCGAGGGGAATGGTATCGTGCTGGAATACGCCGGTGGCTACGACGACTATCTGATTCAGCACAAGAAGGATAGCACGCCACCGTTCGAGCCGCCGAAGACCGAAGCCAAGCCAGCGGTCGTGGTTGCCGAGAAGCCTGCTCCCGAGAAGAAACCGGCCGATAAGCCGCGGGGCCGCAAACTGAGCTACAAAGAGCAACGTGAACTCGACAGCTTGCCAGAGAAAATCGAATCGCTGGAAGCGGAGCAGGAAAAAATTCAGGCCAAGATGGCTGACCCTGGCTTCTATCAAAAGCCCCAGGACGAGATCAAGCAAGTCACCCAGCGGCTCGAATCGATTGGCGACGAACTTCTGATGGCACTGGAACGCTGGGAAGAGCTTGCCACCATTCAGGAAGGCAGCTAA
- a CDS encoding cytochrome c oxidase subunit 3 translates to MRRDEYQAKFGFYLFTASLTAFFLSGMVAYGIIRIASKAPAIPLKSFPPSLLLSTLCMFLVSFAMHKAVVNVRRERQGPFRRWLYSAAALSLVFLGFQTVGLHALLELHMEALEDGTTKQFALMFFLVLVHALHVVGGMSFLSGVVMRARRHYYDHEKHWGVDICAMYWHFLDVVWIVMLGIFLLSR, encoded by the coding sequence ATGCGCCGCGATGAATATCAGGCTAAATTCGGGTTCTACCTGTTCACGGCATCGCTAACAGCATTCTTTCTGTCAGGCATGGTGGCCTACGGAATCATCCGGATCGCCTCGAAGGCTCCGGCGATTCCGCTGAAGTCGTTCCCCCCTAGCCTCCTGCTAAGCACGCTTTGCATGTTCCTGGTCAGCTTTGCGATGCATAAGGCAGTCGTGAATGTTCGACGCGAACGCCAGGGTCCCTTCCGCCGCTGGCTGTATTCCGCTGCGGCATTATCGCTGGTGTTCCTCGGCTTCCAGACGGTTGGCCTACATGCCCTGCTCGAGCTGCACATGGAAGCGTTAGAAGATGGAACGACCAAGCAGTTCGCTTTGATGTTCTTTCTGGTGCTGGTGCATGCCTTGCACGTGGTAGGCGGCATGTCGTTCTTGAGTGGCGTCGTCATGCGAGCGCGCCGCCACTACTACGATCACGAGAAGCACTGGGGCGTCGACATCTGTGCCATGTATTGGCACTTCCTGGATGTCGTATGGATCGTGATGCTCGGCATCTTTCTGCTGAGCCGTTAG
- the coxB gene encoding cytochrome c oxidase subunit II: MQSILADTMFFPPERSSVAGSVDGLFDFIYYLSAIFFVGIVFAMVYFVLRYYQRPGHKEEPSPSHHEVLEITWSVIPSLLVGVIFFYGFTGYLNMREAPENAYEINVRASKWNWLFVYPNGAESDELHIPVDRPVKFLLQSGDVLHSFYIPAFRIKMDCVPGRYTSTWVIATDTTEAPDPNDENAKDGHLPMNLFCAEYCGEKHSAMRAKVFVHEPGEFDVWVEKAANILEGRSPAEAGEILFKRKGCAQCHSIEGDMSAKYAGPPLNGQWGTERKVTARGTTETVVMDENYVRESIRQPNAKIVEGRKPGMTVFTPQLLKDDEITAIIAYLKSLK, translated from the coding sequence ATGCAATCCATCTTGGCGGATACCATGTTCTTCCCGCCCGAGCGATCCTCGGTGGCGGGCAGCGTGGATGGTCTGTTCGACTTCATCTACTACCTTTCGGCGATCTTCTTCGTCGGCATCGTGTTCGCGATGGTGTACTTCGTGCTGAGGTACTACCAGCGTCCTGGTCACAAGGAAGAACCGTCGCCGTCGCATCATGAAGTGCTGGAAATCACCTGGAGCGTGATTCCTTCGCTGCTGGTCGGGGTGATCTTCTTCTATGGCTTCACCGGCTATCTCAATATGCGAGAAGCTCCGGAAAATGCCTATGAAATTAACGTCAGAGCATCGAAATGGAACTGGCTTTTCGTCTACCCAAATGGGGCTGAATCGGACGAACTGCACATCCCGGTCGATCGTCCGGTGAAGTTCCTCCTTCAGTCGGGCGACGTGTTGCACAGCTTCTACATCCCAGCGTTCCGGATCAAAATGGATTGCGTTCCGGGTCGTTATACTTCGACCTGGGTCATCGCCACCGACACCACCGAAGCTCCTGATCCCAATGACGAAAACGCCAAAGACGGTCATCTGCCGATGAACCTGTTCTGCGCGGAATATTGCGGTGAAAAGCACTCCGCGATGCGTGCGAAGGTTTTCGTTCACGAGCCAGGCGAGTTTGATGTCTGGGTTGAAAAAGCCGCCAATATCCTGGAAGGACGCTCGCCAGCGGAAGCTGGTGAGATTCTCTTCAAGCGAAAGGGCTGTGCTCAGTGCCACTCGATTGAAGGTGACATGTCCGCCAAGTACGCTGGTCCGCCACTCAATGGTCAGTGGGGAACGGAACGCAAAGTCACTGCTCGCGGCACGACCGAAACTGTTGTCATGGACGAAAACTACGTTCGTGAATCGATCCGACAACCCAATGCCAAGATCGTTGAAGGCCGCAAGCCTGGCATGACGGTCTTCACCCCTCAGTTGCTCAAAGACGACGAGATCACAGCGATCATCGCTTACCTCAAGTCGCTTAAGTAA